In the Hippoglossus stenolepis isolate QCI-W04-F060 chromosome 14, HSTE1.2, whole genome shotgun sequence genome, one interval contains:
- the s1pr3a gene encoding sphingosine 1-phosphate receptor 3a — protein sequence MDKQMEEGMNAVIVKHYNHTGKWDPSRSIEACKMAVLLFICVLIVLENVMVLLALWKNKRFHSRMYFLIGNLALSDLLAGVAYAVNIFTSGKNTYFLTPVQWLAREGSMFVALSASTFSLLAIGIERHMTMVRLRPCETAGRGRLLGLLAACWLVSVLLSALPSLGWNCLDNVPSCSTVLPLYAKSYVAFCISVFSALLVAIIILYIRIYRLVTSSGRRVSSRPSERSLALLRTVVIVLGVFVMCWAPLFLLLLLDVGCSPFKCPVLYKVDWFIALAVLNSALNPLIYTLSSREMRAAFFRLLCCCQTSLESTGSPVLGNLHLGTVIPTAENSKTSLGGGGGSGTGKSTLNRGKVPTPMNSDNKNGDPSATAVPHHSGPTDLLSAVLVKARPPLSKF from the coding sequence ATGGACAAACAAATGGAGGAAGGGATGAATGCTGTCATCGTCAAACACTACAACCACACGGGGAAGTGGGATCCGTCTCGCAGCATCGAGGCCTGTAAGATGGCCGTGCTGCTCTTCATCTGCGTGCTGATCGTCCTGGAGAACGTCATGGTCCTGCTCGCTCTCTGGAAGAACAAGCGCTTCCACAGCCGCATGTACTTCCTCATTGGAAACCTGGCGCTGTCAGACCTGCTGGCTGGTGTGGCCTATGCAGTGAACATCTTTACCTCGGGAAAGAACACCTACTTCCTGACGCCGGTGCAGTGGCTGGCCAGAGAAGGGAGCATGTTTGTGGCCCTCAGCGCCTCAACCTTCAGCCTTCTGGCCATTGGGATCGAGAGGCACATGACTATGGTGCGTCTGCGTCCCTGTGAGACAGCAGGTCGAGGGAGGCTCCTAGGACTGCTGGCAGCCTGCTGGCTTGTGTCAGTGCTGCTCAGTGCTCTGCCCAGCCTGGGGTGGAACTGCCTGGACAATGTGCCCTCCTGCTCCACGGTGCTGCCGCTCTACGCTAAGAGTTACGTGGCCTTCTGCATCAGTGTCTTCAGTGCTCTGTTGGTGGCCATCATCATCCTCTACATCAGGATCTACCGCCTGGTGACCTCCAGCGGTCGCAGGGTGAGCAGTCGGCCTTCGGAACGCTCACTGGCCCTGCTACGGACGGTGGTTATCGTTCTTGGAGTGTTTGTCATGTGCTGGGCgccgctcttcctcctgctgctgctggatgtggGTTGCAGCCCATTTAAGTGCCCTGTGCTCTACAAGGTGGACTGGTTCATCGCTCTGGCTGTGCTCAACTCTGCCCTCAATCCTCTGATATACACTCTGTCCAGCAGGGAGATGAGAGCAGCCTTCTTCcggctgctgtgctgctgtcagaccAGTTTGGAGTCCACTGGCTCTCCTGTTTTGGGCAACCTCCACCTGGGCACGGTCATCCCCACAGCAGAGAACAGCAAGACCAGTctgggtggaggagggggcagTGGTACTGGCAAGTCCACACTGAACAGAGGCAAGGTTCCCACGCCTATGAACTCTGACAACAAGAATGGGGACCCCTCTGCCACTGCTGTGCCGCACCACTCCGGGCCCACAGACCTGCTCTCAGCTGTGTTGGTGAAGGCGCGGCCGCCCCTCAGCAAGTTCTGA
- the mier2 gene encoding mesoderm induction early response protein 2 isoform X1 encodes MKMAAQSHTASELPLEELLALYGYTVSDPEKETCQMAASLPGMTLDKDQLTEDLFPGEEEEESSPDDLTPSVTSNTSDVLRRLQGGNKDSSSDEESDDASIPSNEEHKEIMVGSIYQAKIPPLNPNTYQEKVDSSEDQLLWRPGVLPVQEVEEFLLNTQRPRRQEGAARTSMQANTVRDNEQALYELIKCKFNAEEALRRLRFNVKVVSDELCAWSEEECRSFEQGYRVYGKNFHLIQANKVRTRSVGECVEYYYMWKKSERHEYFTQQTTRLSRKKYSLQSGSMEDGDQDGDVGELEGSNNSSGLLSHSSMGPRQLASPSPPHTNLDKQEEEGRPRRRRTPRFLLKP; translated from the exons ATGAAGATGGCAGCACAGTCCCACACT GCCAGTGAGCttcctctggaggagctgctggctcTGTATGGATATACAGTGTCAGATCCAGAGAAGGAGACCTGTCAAATGGCTGCCAGCCTGCCAGGCATGACACTGGACAAG GATCAGCTAACAGAGGATCTCTTTcctggggaggaggaagaagaatcATCACCGGATGATCTCACCCCGTCAGTCACCTCAAACACCTCAGATGTGCTCCGCCGTCTCCAag GTGGAAACAAAGACAGCTCATCAGATGAGGAGTCTGACGATGCCTCCATTCCCTCCAATGAAGAGCACAAG GAGATCATGGTTGGCTCCATATACCAGGCAAAAATCCCTCCACTCAATCCAAATACCTACCAGGAAAAAG tcGACAGCAGTGAGGACCAGTTGCTGTGGAGGCCAGGTGTCCTGCCGgtgcaggaagtggaggagttCTTGCTGAATACACAGAGACCACGTCGCCAGGAGGGGGCAGCACGCACATCCATGCAAGCTAACACTGTCCGTGACAACGAACAG GCACTGTATGAACTTATAAAATGCAAATTCAATGCAGAAGAGGCACTGAGACGATTACGCTTCAACGTGAAGGTGGTCAGTG ATGAGCTGTGTGCCTGGAGCGAGGAGGAGTGCAGGAGCTTTGAGCAAGGCTATCGAGTTTACGGGAAAAACTTCCACCTCATTCAGGCTAACAAG gtACGAACGCGCTCTGTGGGCGAATGTGTGGAGTATTACTACATGTGGAAGAAGTCCGAACGTCATGAGTATTTCACCCAACAAACCACCAGGCTCAGCCGCAAGAAGTACAGCCTGCAGTCAGGGAGCAT gGAGGATGGAGACCAGGATGGGGATGTTGGGGAGCTGGAAGGAAGCAACAATTCCTCAGGCTTGTTGTCTCACAGCTCCATGGGTCCGAGGCAGCTCGCGTCCCCGTCACCTCCACACACCAACCTGGACAAACAAG aggaggagggcCGTCCCCGGCGCAGACGAACTCCCCGCTTTCTCTTAAAGCCATGA
- the mier2 gene encoding mesoderm induction early response protein 2 isoform X2: MKMAAQSHTASELPLEELLALYGYTVSDPEKETCQMAASLPGMTLDKDQLTEDLFPGEEEEESSPDDLTPSVTSNTSDVLRRLQGGNKDSSSDEESDDASIPSNEEHKEIMVGSIYQAKIPPLNPNTYQEKVDSSEDQLLWRPGVLPVQEVEEFLLNTQRPRRQEGAARTSMQANTVRDNEQALYELIKCKFNAEEALRRLRFNVKVVSDELCAWSEEECRSFEQGYRVYGKNFHLIQANKVRTRSVGECVEYYYMWKKSERHEYFTQQTTRLSRKKYSLQSGSMEDGDQDGDVGELEGSNNSSGLLSHSSMGPRQLASPSPPHTNLDKQDGELVMGLSELCGDGCPQQLFGCPFSLQPLDDLRDPGSDSCCPSAPVQLQSQPSALSSQSACGSPPCCHDDHCLPGSCFYQLHMLGGPFVPEDPDCAPSGATGGPHGLQVEFSLPSASPPSSTLLPSHFQAIGGLQHPSALQHRSLTQ; encoded by the exons ATGAAGATGGCAGCACAGTCCCACACT GCCAGTGAGCttcctctggaggagctgctggctcTGTATGGATATACAGTGTCAGATCCAGAGAAGGAGACCTGTCAAATGGCTGCCAGCCTGCCAGGCATGACACTGGACAAG GATCAGCTAACAGAGGATCTCTTTcctggggaggaggaagaagaatcATCACCGGATGATCTCACCCCGTCAGTCACCTCAAACACCTCAGATGTGCTCCGCCGTCTCCAag GTGGAAACAAAGACAGCTCATCAGATGAGGAGTCTGACGATGCCTCCATTCCCTCCAATGAAGAGCACAAG GAGATCATGGTTGGCTCCATATACCAGGCAAAAATCCCTCCACTCAATCCAAATACCTACCAGGAAAAAG tcGACAGCAGTGAGGACCAGTTGCTGTGGAGGCCAGGTGTCCTGCCGgtgcaggaagtggaggagttCTTGCTGAATACACAGAGACCACGTCGCCAGGAGGGGGCAGCACGCACATCCATGCAAGCTAACACTGTCCGTGACAACGAACAG GCACTGTATGAACTTATAAAATGCAAATTCAATGCAGAAGAGGCACTGAGACGATTACGCTTCAACGTGAAGGTGGTCAGTG ATGAGCTGTGTGCCTGGAGCGAGGAGGAGTGCAGGAGCTTTGAGCAAGGCTATCGAGTTTACGGGAAAAACTTCCACCTCATTCAGGCTAACAAG gtACGAACGCGCTCTGTGGGCGAATGTGTGGAGTATTACTACATGTGGAAGAAGTCCGAACGTCATGAGTATTTCACCCAACAAACCACCAGGCTCAGCCGCAAGAAGTACAGCCTGCAGTCAGGGAGCAT gGAGGATGGAGACCAGGATGGGGATGTTGGGGAGCTGGAAGGAAGCAACAATTCCTCAGGCTTGTTGTCTCACAGCTCCATGGGTCCGAGGCAGCTCGCGTCCCCGTCACCTCCACACACCAACCTGGACAAACAAG ATGGTGAGCTGGTGATGGGGCTGTCAGAGCTGTGTGGAGACGGATGTCCTCAGCAGCTGTTTGGCTGTCCCTTCTCTCTGCAGCCCCTGGACGACCTGCGGGATCCCGGCTCAGATAGTTGTTGTCCCTCAGCTCCAGTCCAGCTCCAGTCCCAGCCTTCTGCCCTGAGCTCCCAGTCGGCCTGCGGGAGCCCTCCGTGCTGCCATGATGACCACTGCCTGCCGGGCTCCTGCTTTTACCAGCTACACATGCTTGGTGGACCCTTTGTTCCAGAGGACCCTGACTGTGCACCTAGTGGTGCAACCGGTGGCCCACATGGGCTGCAGGTGGAATTTAGCCTGCCATCTGCCTCTCCGCCCTCGTCTACTCTCCTCCCGTCACACTTCCAGGCGATTGGCGGCCTGCAGCACCCCTCAGCTCTCCAGCATCGCTCTCTGACACAGTGA